The genomic DNA aaatataataccgCTCAGGTTCACTTTTTCTTTATTGTCATGTCTTAATGTGGCGCCTGATGTGGTTTATTTGCCACTGCCCTCCTCCcacccctccccctcccctcCCCCCCCGTCCGAATGAAAGTGAAACGTGCGAATTGCTTTGCGTAGCTGCAGAAGCTTCCAGCGCTCAGCACGTGCCCAGCGATCCCACCCGTGTGGTCTTCGTCGTTCCGCGGCTTTCAATTACTCAACCGCCAAACACTCAATTTGTCAAGCGTTGAGCCCGGTATTACGACTTTCCCAGCGGgccaaacaaaagacttaggaCCCAAACTTGGTTTTGTTCGCTGGAATGTGTTGCAGAACCTAATGGTCGCTGGCTGCGGTTTTAATGAGTTGTTAAATTGAGAAACTAATGCAGCTAGgccattaaatttaaatggtcAATAATTAAACTGATATTGGTGATACAATAGACTAATTAAGGTTAGATCATCCCTGGAGCTGTAGCTTGTATTGAACTATACATCTAATAAGTAGTACAAAATCAAAACCATTGCCagttaacttaaatttaatttaaatctttataaatcttaaatgGTTCAGCTATAAGTTTTCAATGAAAGTTGGCCATTCCTAAGATTTTATCTAAGTCTATAAAAgctgaaatttattaaattatacattCAGTCTGACTAATGATCGCTTTGAACTTTATTggctttgaataaaataagatatgaataatatcaaatttgacaagaaactttaaatagttatttttaaatgccgACATGATTTACATTAATATCTCCTTTTATTTTCATGTCTGCAAGTTGCTTGTAATGaaccaaataatataaaacaaaatggctTAGTATGTTGGTTATATTACACACGCTAATTCGTTAAACTGCGTGTAAAATATAAGTTACTATGAATATGCAACACCAAGTGATCATTTTGTAATCCAAATGGTATCTATTTAATGCAAAGATAAATATCGTTTATGCCCAGCGGTCtttcaaaacaataattatcCAGCACTTGTGACACGCACTGAATTCTAAATGTGAGTAATTGCCATGCATTCAGCAATACCAGATACAAAGTGCACTTAAGCCGAGCCAAGAAATCAATTCAAATGGCTTCCATAGCTTTGCTTGGTCCGCTGGATCCAAGTCGTGATCTGCTGTTGCCAGAGGCCCCCCTTCGTTCACCCCTGTGTGAAGTCCACACAGTTGATTAGTCAGCACCCGGCTGCTAGGCGGCCATTTGGGGCTTTTGCTCCGTTTTGTCTCTGTGTTTTCCTTCTAGACCCCGCCAAGTTGAAGTGTCTTGGCCTACTGAATTTTTTCTCACACTCTTGTCTTGGTCACGGATGTGGATTGATTGCTAATGTTCATCTGGGCATATATCTGCGGCAGGCGGCAGTCAGCTTATGTGGCTACCCTAGTGGCGTTGCACAAGTCTGCTCTGGCCTAGCCTGGTCTGGCCTGGcctggtctggtctggtctgggcCAGAATGAGCCCCGCTCGAGACATGGCCAACCAGTACGAGTACTGGTACTGCTGgctgtttatatttattttttccgagcCACTCTTGCTTTCTTCAGCTGCTCCAGTTGTCTGCTGCTTTGTTTTGTCAGCGCTTGCTTTATggtttttcatatatatatgtatatacctactttatatatatatatatatatggggtAGGTAGCTAAAGTACTGCTCTGTTGCAATTGTCACATTGTTTTGGGCCAGTTATCTGCGGCTCAGTGGCGACGCGGCCTGTGGCAAGAGTTTTCGCAATTAGCTTGGCCCATCATTTGCGCAATTCGATTTGCGATGAGCGGGGTGATAAGCGTTTCAGCCATCAGCCATCAGCCATCAAACTGTGAATTCCGCTCGTCAAATGGAATTACGGACCAGCGTATCCGGTTTGTAGTGGATTGCGCAAGCTCCGCTCCCCCGCATGCCAAATATCGCGGAGAAATGCTTTCGCTTTCAAATGCTCGAGCATAAATTCTTGGCATTACGCAAGCCAAGGCCCGCGGCGTTGTTTTGGTTTGCTGAGCAGGTGCCACCTCCGCCTGAACCTCTGCCGCCAACTAACCACTTACCTCATTTGGAAAGCAGCGAGAAAtgaaagtttttgttttttttttttcttcgttGCGTGAAATTTACATTTCGTTTAATAATTTCGAACATTTCTTCGGGGTCGCTGTGGCATAAAATCTGAGGAATTAGTCGAACAGCAAATGAGTGAGTGATTTTCCGACTGTTTTCCTTCTGGTATTGGCGCTCTTTCCGGCAGGCCAGCCACGAGCTGGTAATAGCCATAGCAACGCCCCCTGAATGGAAAACGGCAGCCGGCAGACGGAAAAGTGCATTTCATTGTCGCTTtcgttttttcgttttttggttttatcgTTTGGCGACGAGTTCATTGGCAGCGCATAATTTATGCGTTTGCCAGCCCAGCAGCAGATCCGATTTACGGTGGCCCTTGTTAGCCCGTCCGCTAATTGGCCGTTACTAGAGCACTGAAAGATGCCGGATTTCGGCAGCAGTCGATACTTAATACTTAACAATTGGCAAGCAGTATTTGGTATCCCGCCTTGGCACAGTTTCGGGCGGATTGCCAATAGTGAGTCACTTGGGTCACGCACATTCTTGGGCTTCTGCGCTCCAATAAGCCAGCTGCAGGCGtttccaaaataaaaccaaaactcGGAGTAGGTGTGTGGCTAGCCGAGCGTGACCGCTGCAGCAGCCTCCAGATGCAATTAAAGCCAGAGAGCTCTAGAAACCGAGATAGCCAAAGTATCCGCATTACCACATCTCGAGAGCCATGCTATCCAGCTATGCATACATCTTGTAATCCCTTTTAATTACTCGCCAACTAATGCCACATTGTTTGGGTCTGCCTTTTCAGTTACCGCGACGATCTTCGGGCCAAGTTAGTTAGCTGTCGACTGCTGCCGCTGTTTATGGTGAGTGTGAGTGTACAATGGAGCGACCTTGCGGGATTACGGGGTGTGGTGCGTGCCGGGGTGTGGGCACAGGGTAATCCAATTAGATCACACCCAAATGATCAGCAAAGCGATGAAACAATGTCAATGCCAGTCAGCCAGAAGGCGGATCCCAGCCGAACACTCTAAGCGGCTTAGGTCTTGGCCTGCTTACATCCGGCTCTATAATTTTTGGTCAGCTACCAGCGCAATTAATCCGCAAGATACACGCCCCCGCCAGCGAGGAAAGTCCGAAAGTCCGAAAGTTCGATGCTCCGAAATGAAAGGGAAATGGCCAGTTTACCTGAAGCGGCCCAGACATCCGAGGGCATTGTCGCTTCTGTCACATTTCACTTTCAGTTCAAGTGCAGCCAGAcccctttgaaaaaaaaaaaaaaaaacaaaaaccactgAGGTGTGACGATGGGCTGGCGGAGCTGTGTTTGCTTTGCTGGGCCTTTTGATAACTGGTTGGCGGAGAAGTGGTCCGAAATATTGACCGCAAGTGAGACTAATTTCTATTATTTACCCGCCACACCGCCATCCCGCCATCCCGCCATCCCGCTCTGGCTGCAGCCAGTTGATAGTAAATAGTTAATAGTTAATAGCACAGTGAACTTTCTTCTTTCACTGTGCCACCGCCACCTGTAGACAGTGCTCACCCGACTTGCTGCACCGCTGCAAGTTCCGTTTTCGCTGTTACGAATTTTCGCATTATTTTTACTGTTTTCGTTGTGCGGACTTTTGCTTTCGTTTAACCCATTTAATGCGGCATCCGTTCGGGGGGCATGTGTGCGATTAATTCAGTGGAAAAGTGAAAACGAAAGTGCTCGCCGATCTGCAGTTGTGTGCTCACTTGGCCAGTGGTCAGTGGTGGTCAGTGGTCAGCGATCAGGTTTGGTCGGTTGGCAGCCTCGCTTTCGTTTTCATATTCATATGGCGAATCTTCTGGCACTTAgctcaaaaaaacaaaaaaaaaatgcagaagGCTGATGATGCAATTAGCATCCCAATCGTATGCAAAACCGTTTCGCAATGAGGAAATCTGTCGCCGATGCCGATCATTGATCGCGGTTCAGGATCATGGCTACCCATGGTGCATTACCATAGCCACAGACACAGCCACAGCCAAAGCCACTACCATTTCGCCTTAAGTATTGCAATTTCTCGCATTGGCCAAATGAAACAAGCGCACAATTATGGCCACTTGGCTGGCAGTTATGGCCCGCTCGCCGACCAGTTGCACCGACAGTTACACTTGCCACACCAGCGGCCAACTTGCCAGCTAGCCAGCTAGCCAGCTAGCCAGCTTGCCAGATGCCGAGCAGAGACCAAGACTCACCAATTATCTCTTGATTTACGGCATAGTCCAGCCAGCCGAAACGGGGAGAAACCTTTCACTTGCCCCCAGTGCAGTGGCGATcgtgaaaatggaaatgcaaatCCAAGCCAAGAATCTAACGCCCAGCGACCTTGGCAGCGGGTGGCCAATCGAACGGGCACTCTGGGAATGGGAAAAACGGAGCGAATTCAGCGACTTTGCATTCGACTGGGTGTGTAATTACACGGGACAATTAGTTACCGGTTCTCGGTGATCCGGTTTCGAGTTTTTGGCATTATAGTTTTTGCCTTTTTCTGGCATTAAGCCCGCTTTTTGTGACCTTTCGCCGAAGTTGTTAGATCTGCCTTAAAAAGCAACCTGTAATTCATTAATGTTTTGGTTACTAGCATtgtgaaatttttataatttcatcaaagttaCTTCATTACAAATCGGTATAGATACCGACAAACAATGGGTGACCTCTTGTACTTGGTCTGGGTCGAATATTGACATTTAAagaatgttttgtatttatttgattttgtcTAAAGATAAggattacaaaaataattcaaatttaagcATGGTtgaaattacaattacaattggaatcactaaattttatagtGAATTGAGCTTAGTTGATAAAGTATTCCAGTAGTAAACaaagtttacaaaattaacaatttggCTTTGAGCCCACTTACAGTTCCTTATGCTGACGTGAAAGTTAGCTCCAGAAGGTGGAGTCTACTTGGTCTTCTTGGGCAATCGCTATTGACAAGATTAATGGCAAGGTGGTTGGGATGGGTTGAGAGCTGGCTGTTGTGTCTTTCACTTAATAGCTTTGTTTCTTCATAAACTGTTGAAACGGAGAGGGATCTCCTCCTCACCGATCTCCTTATTTGTGGTAAAACAATGGCTTACAGCTTGGATTGGATATAACTAACTTGAAGACCAGCCTctaaagtaaataatatttataataaatgtaagCAAATGCTGATCCTATCTTAAGGTTTAGttctttcaaaataaatagttagataattttattcaaaccCTTCTCCTTTCCAGGCACTTTAGCTATGAAGCGAGGCATGCAACTCACCGCCGCCTGGCTGTGCCTCTTGGCCACGGCAAGTGTGGCCCAAAACCAGGAGTCCTCCGCCAAATGGTCGCGGCAACTGGAGAATGTGGCCACCGCCGACACGGATTCACTGGACTGGGTGCCCCTCGCGCAGCCTCTGGACGGCAGCAAGGACCGGACGGGCAATGGACGCGTGTTGACCTACTCGCAGACCTTCCCGCCCAGCGCCCGATTCGGGGATCTGAGCAAGACGGGCTCCCAGTTCGACTATCCCTTCCAGTTCCAGCGGTATCCCAATGGGGCGGGACAGGCGTTGCCTCTTCGCCAGGCTCCACCGCCGCCTCCGCCGGCCACGCTGAAGGGAtcgggagtgggagtgggccAGGAGCCCACCTCGCAGTCCTTCTTCAAGTTCGAGATGCCCTTCCACGGCAATGGTGACGGGCAGGCTCAGGCGCCGCCCACTCTGCAAACGGGCTACCAAATCCAGCACACCTTCGGAGCAGGAGCTGGCGGCTTCCCGGCACCCTCCTCCATCTTCAGTCCGCCATCTCTCTTCGGGCAACAGCAGGGGCAACCCTTCGGGTCCGACTTCCACTCGCTGGGCTCCCAGAAGCCGCTGGCTCAGGCCCTGAACAAGCCACTGCATCAGCAGAACTACATCCAGGACATCTTGCCGCCCAAGAGCCTGGGCAAACCCCTGCCCACTCAGCCCTCGCTGCAGAGTGTTACGCCGCAGGTCTTTCCCGTGGATCCCGAGCCGGACACCCTCTTCGGATCGAACAAGGCAGCGCCGTCGGCTGCGCCGTCTTCCTCTCGCGACCAGGATGTCCAGTTGCTCTACGTGCCCTACGACACCCTGTACAACCAGCAGCGCCAGCCagcgggatcgggatcgggatcgaaCTCCAACTTCGAGGTGAACAAGTTCAATGTGAATCCGGGCCTGCCGGCGGTCAATCCCTACCAGATCAACCAGTTCTACACCCAGGATCCCAGTGTGGGCATGATTTCTTCAGTTCGGGAACCACCACCAGACCAAGTACCACCACCAGTCAGCCCCAGAGCATCTTCCAGAGCTTCGGACAGCCCCAACCTCAGCAGACGCAGTTCACCACCGCGAAGCCCAAGCCGAAGGCCCACCAGCCTCCGCTGGCCATGTTCCTGCTGCGTTCCAACTCCCGACCCTCGCAGTCGGACGTGGTGACTGCTTTGAGGAGTGCCCACAGCATCTCCGTGATCGATGCGCCCACCAAGCAGACCCCGGAGATCTTCGTGGGACCCGCCGGCATGCCCATTCCCGATGGCTACGTGAAGTTCGACCTGCCCTATCTCTCGCAACTGACCTCCAACCGCGACCTGAGCGATGTGTCCTTCTTTGTGGCCCCTCTGAGCTACCGCACACCCAACGGCTTCAACAAGATCCTGCTGCCGGAGCCCCATGTGGGTTCCATTGTGGTCAACAGGGCCAAGGACATCGGCAGTAGCCAACAATTGTCGCCGGCTGTCCGTCCCCAGCGTCCCCAATATGCCGCCGTGAGCAGCACCCGCAATCCCTTCGAGAGCACCACTCAgtcgcagttgcagttgcagggACAGGGACAGGGACAGGGACAGGGTCAAGTTCCCGAGCGGGGCAACAAGTTCAGCTACTACTATGTGCAAGATGGCATCCAGGAGGTAAGCTCGCCCAAGGTGCCCGCCAAGCAGGAGCGGCACAAGAAGAAGCGCCCCCAGAGCGTCCAGGTGCAGCAGCCCCTCTACCGTCCAGCGCCAACcaaagcccaagcccaagcgCACAGTCAGAACCCCTTCGATACCCTCAACCAGATTGGCGGCGACGACTTCTTCAAGACCCTGGGCAGCAAgcccaccaccagcaccacctcCAGTACGTCCACCAGCACAACCACATCGTCCACCACGTCGACGACGGCTGCTCCCCAATCCCTGTTCACCTATAGCACGCGACCACAGATCGAGTTCCCCGGCTCCAGTGGACAGCTGTATCCCCATTTTGTCCAGGAGCCCGTGCAGGAGCCACTGCCCCGACTGACGACCCGACCACCAACCGCCTCCACCGCCGAGGAGGAGCTCCGCATGAAGCAGTACTTCCGTGAGCAGAACGCATTCCGCCAGCGGCCCCACACCACAAGCCCTCCTTCCTTCGAATACACCCCCAGTACCGCGGACTATGAGGCCCCGCTGcccaccaccacctccaccaccCAGAGGATCAAGACCAAGCACCGGGTCAATCTGTATACGCCCGCTGCCGTTCCGGTGACCACCTCGGACGTGGGCTACAACAGCGTGGTGGAGCAGCAGGCGCCCCCCAACCATCGCCCCAGCTATAACCAAGTTCAGAACGAGATACTGGACAACAGCAATGTGGAGTACGAACCGAATCCCTACCATGTGCCCTCGGAGCTGCCCGCTCTGACGCCCGACATTCCCGGACTGGTCAACAATCTGCAGGAGAAGGACAAGCTGCAGCCACCCATCCCGACCATCCCTCAGGCTCAAGTCGAACTGGAAGCGGAAATGCGTCCCACCCGGCGCCCTGTGCTGCGCACTCGCAAGCCAGCGGTGACCAAGGTCACCTCCTCGGTGTCCTACTCGGAGTCCGAGTCCAGCGGCAAGCTGCCCACGCACCGGATCAGGAGGCCCTACAGCAGCCGCGGAACGACAGCGCCGGACGCCTCCGCCGGCAGCGGCGATGGTGGCGAGGAGTCCGCCGTGACCCCCACCCGCCGACCCACCAGTGCACGGAACCCGCTCATCCGCAACCCCAACCGCATCCGCTACAGGCCCACGACCGAGGAGCGCCAAACGCTGAAGACGAAGCCCCGGAAGGGATCGAAGAACGGCCGGCCAAACGAGGACCAGGACATCGACTACCAGCGGGATGTGCTCAAGCAGAACTACCCGGTGTTTAAGGCGCCGTCCAGGCGGCCCACCAGTCCCACGGCCATTCCCAGCTCCTACGACGTGCAGGCCACCACCGAGGGACCCGCCTCCGAGTCCCAGCAGGTGTACACGGTGACGCCCAGCAACAGCATCGATGGCCCGCCCAGCGAGCAGAGCGGCTTCCCCTCCAACCTGCTGGAACCCATGCAGATTGCCCAGCACTACCAGGAGTTCTCCAAGGACAACTACGGACCGGGCTACTTCCCCAACCAGGAGGACCTCAATCCCACGGAGGCCATCGTCCGCAACGAGGTGAGCCCGGTCTACACCACGCTGGCCACCACAACGCCATCGACCACCACGACCaccacaaccacaaccacTGAGGCGCCATTGACCACCACCACGACAACGCGTCGCTCGCCTTTCGTGAGGAGGAACTACCCGCGACTGCGGACGACCACGACGACGGAGACACCGGTGACCTCCACCACGCCCTCGGAGGAGAGGCCCTCGGTAAGATTGAACTTTCGTCTTAGTCTGCCCAACTCTAATTCTTTTATACAAAACGAAGTTTAAAATTCGAGATTTTGGTTGGTTTTGACAACTTTCATCCCTAGGGAGTGAATACGACTATGATAGCACTAGTTAGTTCCGTTTCCCCGTAAACTAAAACTCATCAGCTTTCGTTGGGTAAAACAGCTGAACATCGAAGTCTTCTTTCATGCTCTTAATCAGAAgcttatttttttgcattttttgtttaaagttgcCATTAAAGTTGGGTTGCTCATGAATGAGTGAACAAAGAAGAGTTGTTCACATAAGTGAGTGAACTGAAGATTTTTACAGTTCTTGATCTTTTTAGATCACCTGTTTAGTTGCTCGGTTGTTCAGTTGCTCACTTCTTCAGTTGCTCACTTGTTCAGTTGTTCAGTTACTCACTTGTTCAGTTGCTCAGTATTCAATTAAGCAGTTGCTTAAAGATCTTTATTCCctcaattgttttatttgctgaCTAGTTTTTTCcctatattaattaaataaatatgtatatgatCTTAAATAATCTCTGAGGGATGTTAacaataaaaccaaacaaattgTCAGCAAAGTGAAACTTGTGAGCAAACTTGATCAACTGAACAACTAAATAACTGAGCAAATACAAAACTGAACAACTAAATAAGTGAGCAActaaaaaagttattgaaCTAAGTGAGTGAGTTTGTTCACTCAATAAATTGTAGGCAACTAAAAAAGTGAGTGAACTAAGTGAGTGAGTTTGTTCACTCAATAAAAAGTGAGCAACTGAACTTGATCACACAACACTAGTTGCCAGTTGGTTCTTAAAATATAGATGGATCGTTaaagcatttatatttttttaaagctgctATTCGTTATATACTAGTTTCGAATGTaacaacaaagaaaattagttttctGATTCGAAAATAAGCATTTGTAATTAcctttttaatattgaattggtttttaatgACCTGTATATGAAtacataaatcgaaatttagatAAACTtcttaaacacattttttgtaatttattccTTAAGATCCGCTCTCGACTGCCACCCCGTCGAGTGGTGAAGGTGCGTCAGCGACAGCGTCGTCCCACGCATCCCGCCTCCTCATCAACAGTGGCGCCCGAGGAGGAATCGGAGCCCGTCACCCAGAAGCCAAGTCTGCGTAAGCTGAGCCGTTACAACAACCAGGAGCCCAAGGAAAAGGAGGCAACAGGGgtacttaaatatattaatattttctcaAACACCTAAACCTGTACTAACATGGGCCCCATCTATAGTCTCCCATTACCCAGCGTCGTCGGTACAAGCAGCCCTTCCAACTGGAGGGTCAGGAGTCGCAGTGGTCGCCATCGTCGGAAACGGCCAACAGCAATGCCAACTCGAACAGCTTCAAGCCGCTGAGTCCCAAGTACAAGACAGAGACGCACAACTTCGAGAGCGAGCCGGAGATTGTGACCGCAGGCCCAACCAATCAGCCGGAGACCTACGAGATCAATGTGGCTGCAGATCTTGGAGGATCAGCCGTTCAGCGCACCACCATCATGGCGCCCAATCTGAAGTAAGAACTAACTTAAATGTCAAAAGGTTTGTACTGATTAATGTCTTGTAGGCCAGAGAAATCCTTTGCCGAGCTGCTGGAGGAAGTGATGGGCAAGGCGCCGGGGGAATCGACCACTGAGTCCATCAGCAGTACTCTAAGTCGGCTCAGCAGACGTGGCAAGTGGCAGAAGAAGAATCGTGGCAGCTCCGATAACGCAGAGAACTTCGAGACGGCCGAATCCCAGAACCTTGGACCTCAGCTCTACAATGCTCTTCAAGCCCAAAGCGAAAAGGAGGAGCTGCCCAAGACCACTACTCCGCTGACACCCGCCACCGAGGCTCAGACGGAAACGGTAGCGGTCACCACCACAGTAGCATCACCCACCACGCCCGAGGAGTACGAGGTGACCACCGCCCGCGACGTCGAGGAGGCCACCATCACCTCCACCCTACCCGTGAGCGAGGAGAGCGCCACGCGCCGCATGGACACGGCAGCGGATGTGGACGACCTGGAGGTGCAGCCCAGCATCTTCTCCGAGGTGAAGAAGCAGCTGCACGACCTCTTTGCCGTCGAGGAGAGCGAGGACGAGGCGGTGACCGCCGCTCTGGCTGCCGTGGGCAAGCGTCGCCAGGAGTACACGAGCATCCGGCGCACCAGTCCAACCACGCCCTCGGAAAAAACCACCCTGGCGCCTGCGGATGAGGTCACCACCACCGAGCCCTCGGCCAACGTTGCGCAGAGCAAAAAGGACAGCTTCCACAAGGACCTGATGGAGCACGTGGTGTACGCCACCTCAACGTCGACCAAAGTCACCTCCGAGACGGAGATCTGCTACCGCGGACGCTGCATCCGCTCCGAGGACCTGCCCGCCAACCATAAACTGCACTGAGCACACTCCCGCGGCAGCGGACGGTGAAGAGATTCGTCATGTACATAGGGGCAGAGGGGATACGGAAGGGGTTCAAGGGTCCAGGACGATGGGGGGTGGATGGGACAG from Drosophila gunungcola strain Sukarami chromosome 2R unlocalized genomic scaffold, Dgunungcola_SK_2 000012F, whole genome shotgun sequence includes the following:
- the LOC128255718 gene encoding LOW QUALITY PROTEIN: mucin-5AC (The sequence of the model RefSeq protein was modified relative to this genomic sequence to represent the inferred CDS: inserted 1 base in 1 codon) translates to MKRGMQLTAAWLCLLATASVAQNQESSAKWSRQLENVATADTDSLDWVPLAQPLDGSKDRTGNGRVLTYSQTFPPSARFGDLSKTGSQFDYPFQFQRYPNGAGQALPLRQAPPPPPPATLKGSGVGVGQEPTSQSFFKFEMPFHGNGDGQAQAPPTLQTGYQIQHTFGAGAGGFPAPSSIFSPPSLFGQQQGQPFGSDFHSLGSQKPLAQALNKPLHQQNYIQDILPPKSLGKPLPTQPSLQSVTPQVFPVDPEPDTLFGSNKAAPSAAPSSSRDQDVQLLYVPYDTLYNQQRQPAGSGSGSNSNFEVNKFNVNPGLPAVNPYQINQFYTQDPSVGXDFFSSGTTTRPSTTTSQPQSIFQSFGQPQPQQTQFTTAKPKPKAHQPPLAMFLLRSNSRPSQSDVVTALRSAHSISVIDAPTKQTPEIFVGPAGMPIPDGYVKFDLPYLSQLTSNRDLSDVSFFVAPLSYRTPNGFNKILLPEPHVGSIVVNRAKDIGSSQQLSPAVRPQRPQYAAVSSTRNPFESTTQSQLQLQGQGQGQGQGQVPERGNKFSYYYVQDGIQEVSSPKVPAKQERHKKKRPQSVQVQQPLYRPAPTKAQAQAHSQNPFDTLNQIGGDDFFKTLGSKPTTSTTSSTSTSTTTSSTTSTTAAPQSLFTYSTRPQIEFPGSSGQLYPHFVQEPVQEPLPRLTTRPPTASTAEEELRMKQYFREQNAFRQRPHTTSPPSFEYTPSTADYEAPLPTTTSTTQRIKTKHRVNLYTPAAVPVTTSDVGYNSVVEQQAPPNHRPSYNQVQNEILDNSNVEYEPNPYHVPSELPALTPDIPGLVNNLQEKDKLQPPIPTIPQAQVELEAEMRPTRRPVLRTRKPAVTKVTSSVSYSESESSGKLPTHRIRRPYSSRGTTAPDASAGSGDGGEESAVTPTRRPTSARNPLIRNPNRIRYRPTTEERQTLKTKPRKGSKNGRPNEDQDIDYQRDVLKQNYPVFKAPSRRPTSPTAIPSSYDVQATTEGPASESQQVYTVTPSNSIDGPPSEQSGFPSNLLEPMQIAQHYQEFSKDNYGPGYFPNQEDLNPTEAIVRNEVSPVYTTLATTTPSTTTTTTTTTTEAPLTTTTTTRRSPFVRRNYPRLRTTTTTETPVTSTTPSEERPSIRSRLPPRRVVKVRQRQRRPTHPASSSTVAPEEESEPVTQKPSLRKLSRYNNQEPKEKEATGSPITQRRRYKQPFQLEGQESQWSPSSETANSNANSNSFKPLSPKYKTETHNFESEPEIVTAGPTNQPETYEINVAADLGGSAVQRTTIMAPNLKPEKSFAELLEEVMGKAPGESTTESISSTLSRLSRRGKWQKKNRGSSDNAENFETAESQNLGPQLYNALQAQSEKEELPKTTTPLTPATEAQTETVAVTTTVASPTTPEEYEVTTARDVEEATITSTLPVSEESATRRMDTAADVDDLEVQPSIFSEVKKQLHDLFAVEESEDEAVTAALAAVGKRRQEYTSIRRTSPTTPSEKTTLAPADEVTTTEPSANVAQSKKDSFHKDLMEHVVYATSTSTKVTSETEICYRGRCIRSEDLPANHKLH